The Thermus brockianus genome window below encodes:
- the odhB gene encoding 2-oxoglutarate dehydrogenase complex dihydrolipoyllysine-residue succinyltransferase, which translates to MEELKVPSVGESIVEVEIGAWLKREGESFAQDEPLVELITDKATLELPAPFAGTLRQILRKTGETARVGEAIALLERGVGAEAPKAEAPQAEAVRETPLAMPAAERLLREKGVSPEAVEGTGLGGRILKEDVERYLEVAQAKPAPEPARPVPETRPAPTPLQAPSDKPWRVSEAVPMTPLRRRIAERLLLARQTTAMLTTFNEADMSAVIALRKELGEAFQKKHGVKLGFMSFFVKAVVQALKEIPELNAEIRDNTIVYHRYYDIGIAVGGGEGLVVPVIRDADRLSFAEIERQIADFAERARTKKLKPEELMGGTFTITNGGIYGSLNSTPLLNPPQVGILGMHAIQERPVAREGQVVVRPMMYLALSYDHRIVDGREAVTFLRRVKELIENPVRLLLEV; encoded by the coding sequence GTGGAAGAGCTCAAGGTGCCCTCCGTGGGCGAAAGCATCGTGGAAGTGGAAATCGGCGCTTGGCTTAAGCGGGAAGGGGAGAGCTTCGCCCAGGACGAGCCTTTGGTGGAACTCATCACCGACAAGGCCACCCTGGAACTCCCTGCCCCCTTCGCCGGCACCCTAAGGCAAATCCTCAGGAAGACCGGGGAGACGGCGCGGGTGGGCGAGGCCATCGCCCTCCTGGAAAGGGGTGTGGGGGCGGAAGCCCCCAAGGCGGAAGCGCCCCAGGCCGAGGCGGTGCGGGAAACCCCCTTGGCCATGCCCGCCGCCGAGCGCCTCCTAAGGGAGAAGGGGGTTTCCCCGGAGGCGGTGGAGGGCACGGGCCTAGGGGGGCGCATCCTGAAGGAAGACGTGGAGCGTTACCTGGAGGTGGCCCAAGCGAAGCCCGCCCCCGAGCCCGCCCGCCCCGTCCCCGAAACCCGCCCTGCCCCTACCCCCCTTCAGGCCCCCTCGGACAAGCCCTGGCGGGTGAGCGAGGCGGTGCCCATGACCCCCTTGCGCCGCCGCATCGCCGAGCGCCTCCTTTTGGCGCGGCAGACCACGGCCATGCTCACCACCTTCAACGAGGCGGACATGTCCGCCGTCATCGCCCTGCGCAAGGAGCTGGGGGAGGCCTTCCAGAAGAAGCACGGGGTGAAGCTCGGCTTCATGAGCTTCTTCGTTAAGGCCGTGGTCCAGGCCCTCAAGGAGATCCCCGAGCTCAACGCCGAGATCCGCGACAACACCATCGTCTACCACCGCTACTACGACATCGGCATCGCCGTGGGCGGGGGCGAGGGGCTGGTGGTGCCCGTGATCCGGGACGCCGACCGCCTCTCCTTCGCCGAGATTGAGCGGCAGATCGCCGACTTCGCCGAAAGGGCCCGCACCAAGAAGCTCAAGCCCGAGGAGCTCATGGGGGGCACCTTCACCATCACCAACGGGGGCATCTACGGTTCCCTCAACTCCACCCCCCTCCTCAACCCACCCCAGGTGGGCATCCTGGGCATGCACGCCATCCAGGAGAGGCCCGTGGCCCGGGAGGGCCAGGTGGTGGTCCGGCCCATGATGTACCTGGCCCTCTCCTACGACCACCGCATCGTGGACGGGCGGGAGGCGGTGACCTTCCTCCGGCGGGTGAAGGAGCTCATTGAGAACCCGGTGCGGCTCCTACTGGAGGTGTGA
- the lpdA gene encoding dihydrolipoyl dehydrogenase, whose amino-acid sequence MYDLLVIGAGPGGYVAAIRAAQLGMKVGVVEKEKALGGTCLRVGCIPSKALLETTERIYEVKKGLLGAKVEGLGLDLPALLAHKDKVVQANTQGIEFLFKKNGVARHQGTARFLSDRKVLVEETGEELTARYILIATGSAPLIPPWAQVDYERVVTSTEALSFPEVPGRLIVVGGGVIGLELGVVWHRLGAEVTILEYMDRILPTMDAELSRAAERVFKKEGLTIRTGVRVTAVVPGAKGARVELEGGEVLEADRVLLAVGRRPYTEGLGLENAGLSTDERGRIPVDEHLRTRIPHIYAIGDVVRGPMLAHKASEEGIAAVEHMAKGFGHVDYQAIPSVVYTHPEVAGVGYTEEELKEKGIPYKVGKFPYSASGRARAMGETEGFIKVLAHAKTDRILGVHGIGARVGDVLAEAALAIFFKASAEDLGRAPHAHPSLSEVLKEAALAAWEKPIHL is encoded by the coding sequence GTGTACGACCTCCTGGTTATCGGCGCGGGCCCGGGCGGGTATGTGGCCGCCATCCGGGCGGCCCAGCTGGGCATGAAGGTGGGGGTGGTGGAGAAGGAGAAGGCCCTGGGGGGGACCTGCCTTAGGGTGGGGTGCATCCCCTCCAAGGCCCTCCTGGAGACCACCGAGCGCATCTACGAGGTGAAGAAGGGCCTTCTGGGAGCCAAGGTGGAGGGCTTGGGCCTAGACCTCCCCGCCCTCCTCGCCCACAAGGACAAGGTGGTCCAGGCCAACACCCAGGGGATTGAGTTCCTCTTCAAGAAAAACGGCGTCGCCCGCCACCAGGGCACGGCCCGCTTCCTTTCGGACCGCAAGGTCTTGGTGGAGGAAACGGGGGAGGAGCTAACCGCCCGCTACATCCTCATCGCCACCGGCTCCGCCCCCCTCATCCCCCCTTGGGCCCAGGTGGACTACGAGAGGGTGGTGACCTCCACCGAGGCCCTTTCCTTCCCCGAGGTGCCGGGCCGCCTCATCGTGGTGGGGGGCGGGGTCATCGGCCTGGAGCTTGGGGTGGTTTGGCACCGCCTGGGGGCGGAGGTCACCATCCTGGAGTACATGGACCGCATCCTCCCCACCATGGACGCCGAGCTTTCCCGGGCGGCGGAGAGGGTCTTTAAGAAGGAGGGCCTTACCATCCGGACCGGGGTGCGGGTCACCGCCGTGGTCCCCGGGGCCAAGGGGGCGCGGGTGGAGCTGGAGGGGGGGGAGGTCCTCGAGGCCGACCGGGTCCTTTTGGCCGTGGGCCGCAGGCCCTACACCGAGGGGCTCGGCCTGGAGAACGCCGGCCTCTCCACGGACGAGCGGGGCCGGATCCCCGTGGACGAGCACCTGAGGACCCGCATCCCCCACATCTACGCCATCGGGGACGTGGTCCGGGGCCCCATGCTGGCCCACAAGGCAAGCGAGGAGGGCATCGCCGCCGTGGAGCACATGGCCAAGGGCTTCGGCCACGTGGACTACCAGGCCATCCCCAGCGTGGTCTACACCCACCCCGAGGTGGCGGGCGTGGGCTACACGGAGGAGGAGCTAAAGGAGAAGGGCATCCCCTACAAGGTGGGGAAGTTCCCCTACTCTGCCTCGGGCCGCGCCCGGGCCATGGGGGAGACGGAGGGCTTCATCAAGGTCCTGGCCCACGCCAAGACCGACCGCATCCTGGGGGTTCACGGCATCGGGGCACGGGTGGGGGACGTCCTGGCCGAGGCCGCCTTGGCCATCTTCTTCAAGGCGAGCGCCGAGGACCTAGGCCGCGCCCCCCACGCCCACCCTTCCCTTTCGGAGGTCCTCAAGGAAGCCGCCTTGGCGGCGTGGGAGAAGCCCATTCACTTATAG
- a CDS encoding argininosuccinate synthase yields the protein MKIVLAYSGGLDTSIILKWLKETYNAEVIAFTADIGQGEEVEEAREKALRTGASKAIALDLKEEFVRDFVFPMFRAAPLYEGYYLLGTSIARPLIAKYLVKIAEEEGAEAVAHGATGKGNDQVRFELTAYALKPDIRVIAPWREWRFKGRQEMIAYAEAHGIPVPVTQEKPYSMDANLLHISYEGGVLEDPWAEPPKGMFRMTVDPEEAPDTPEYVEVEFFEGDPVAVNGERLSPAALLQRLNEIGGRHGVGRVDLVENRFVGMKSRGVYETPGGTLLYHARRAVESLTLDREVLHQRDMLSPKYAELVYYGFWYAPEREALQAYFDHVAKSVTGVARLKLYKGNVYVVGRKAEKSLYQKDLVSFDELGGYDQKDAEGFIKINALRLRVRAMAEGRRGA from the coding sequence ATGAAGATCGTCTTGGCATACTCCGGCGGGTTGGACACCAGCATCATCCTCAAGTGGCTGAAGGAGACCTATAACGCCGAGGTCATCGCCTTCACGGCGGACATCGGCCAGGGGGAGGAGGTGGAGGAGGCGAGGGAGAAAGCCCTAAGGACCGGGGCCTCCAAGGCCATCGCCCTGGACCTCAAGGAGGAGTTCGTGCGGGACTTCGTCTTCCCCATGTTCCGCGCCGCTCCCCTGTACGAGGGGTACTACCTCCTGGGCACCTCCATCGCCCGGCCCCTCATCGCCAAGTACCTGGTGAAGATCGCCGAGGAGGAGGGGGCGGAGGCCGTCGCCCACGGGGCCACGGGGAAGGGCAACGACCAGGTGCGCTTTGAGCTCACTGCCTATGCCCTGAAGCCGGACATTCGGGTCATCGCCCCTTGGCGGGAATGGCGCTTTAAGGGGCGGCAGGAGATGATCGCCTACGCCGAGGCCCACGGCATCCCCGTGCCCGTGACCCAGGAGAAGCCCTATTCCATGGACGCCAACCTCCTGCATATTTCCTACGAAGGGGGGGTCCTCGAGGACCCCTGGGCCGAGCCCCCCAAGGGCATGTTCCGCATGACCGTGGACCCCGAGGAGGCCCCCGACACCCCCGAGTACGTGGAGGTGGAATTTTTTGAGGGGGACCCCGTGGCGGTAAACGGGGAGCGCCTTTCCCCGGCGGCCCTCCTGCAAAGGCTCAACGAGATCGGGGGGCGGCACGGGGTGGGCCGGGTGGACCTGGTGGAGAACCGCTTCGTAGGCATGAAGTCCCGGGGGGTTTACGAGACCCCGGGGGGCACCCTCCTCTACCACGCCCGGCGGGCGGTGGAAAGCCTCACTCTGGACCGGGAGGTCCTGCACCAGCGGGACATGCTCTCCCCCAAGTACGCCGAGCTCGTCTACTACGGTTTCTGGTACGCCCCGGAGCGGGAGGCCCTCCAGGCCTACTTTGACCACGTGGCGAAAAGCGTCACCGGGGTGGCCCGGCTCAAGCTCTACAAGGGCAACGTTTACGTGGTGGGGCGGAAGGCGGAGAAAAGCCTCTACCAGAAGGACCTGGTGTCCTTTGACGAGCTGGGGGGCTACGACCAGAAGGATGCCGAGGGCTTCATCAAGATCAACGCCCTGCGCCTAAGGGTGCGGGCCATGGCGGAGGGGCGGCGTGGCGCATAG
- the argH gene encoding argininosuccinate lyase, producing the protein MAHRTWGGRFQEGPDALAARFNASLAFDRALWREDLWQNRVHARMLQAVGLLSEEELKAILEGLDQIEEEIEVGTFPWREDLEDVHMNLEARLMELIGPPGGKLHTARSRNDQVATDLRLFLRAAIDELLALLLEVRRVLVREAEKHLEPPFVLPGYTHLQRAQPILLSHWFLAYYEMLTRDAGRLRDARARLNESPLGAAALAGTGFPIDRHFTAQELGFDRPMRNSLDAVGSRDFALEVLSALNIGMLHLSRLAEELILYSTEEFGFVEVPDAFATGSSIMPQKKNPDILELIRAKAGRVLGALVGLSTVVKGLPLAYNKDLQEDKEPLLDALATYRDSLKLLAALLPGLKWRRERMWRAAEEGFSLATELADYLAEKGLPFREAHHVVGRLVRRLVEEGRVLKDLTLEELREAHPLFAEDALSLLRLETAIHRRRSYGGTAPEAVRARVLEAKEEVGLA; encoded by the coding sequence GTGGCGCATAGGACCTGGGGAGGCCGCTTCCAGGAGGGCCCGGACGCCCTCGCCGCCCGCTTCAACGCCTCCCTTGCCTTTGACCGGGCCCTTTGGCGGGAGGACCTTTGGCAGAACCGGGTCCACGCCCGCATGCTCCAGGCGGTGGGCCTCCTTTCGGAGGAGGAGCTAAAGGCCATCCTCGAGGGGTTGGACCAGATAGAGGAGGAGATTGAGGTGGGCACCTTTCCCTGGCGGGAGGACCTGGAGGACGTGCACATGAACCTCGAGGCCCGCCTCATGGAGCTCATCGGCCCCCCAGGGGGCAAACTCCACACCGCCCGGAGCCGCAACGACCAGGTGGCCACGGACCTTAGGCTTTTCCTGCGGGCAGCCATAGACGAGCTTTTGGCGCTCCTTTTGGAGGTGCGCCGGGTTCTCGTGCGGGAGGCGGAGAAGCACCTAGAGCCCCCCTTCGTCCTCCCCGGCTACACCCACCTGCAACGGGCCCAGCCCATCCTCCTTTCCCACTGGTTCCTGGCCTACTACGAGATGCTCACCCGGGATGCGGGCCGGCTTAGGGACGCCCGCGCCCGCCTCAACGAAAGCCCCTTGGGGGCCGCCGCCCTAGCGGGCACGGGCTTTCCCATAGACCGCCACTTCACGGCCCAGGAACTCGGCTTTGACCGCCCCATGCGCAACTCCCTGGACGCCGTAGGGAGCCGGGACTTCGCCCTGGAGGTCCTTTCCGCCCTGAATATCGGCATGCTCCACCTTTCCCGCTTGGCGGAGGAACTCATCCTCTATAGCACCGAGGAGTTCGGTTTCGTGGAGGTCCCCGATGCCTTCGCCACGGGGTCCTCCATCATGCCCCAGAAGAAGAACCCGGACATCCTGGAGCTCATCCGGGCCAAGGCGGGGAGGGTGCTGGGGGCCTTGGTGGGGCTTTCCACCGTGGTGAAGGGCCTGCCCCTCGCCTACAACAAGGACCTTCAGGAGGACAAGGAGCCCCTTCTGGACGCCCTCGCTACCTATCGGGATAGCCTCAAGCTCCTCGCCGCCCTTCTGCCGGGCCTGAAGTGGCGCCGGGAGAGGATGTGGCGGGCGGCGGAAGAGGGGTTTTCCCTGGCCACGGAGCTCGCCGACTACCTGGCGGAAAAGGGCCTGCCCTTCCGGGAGGCCCACCACGTGGTGGGCCGGCTGGTGCGGCGGCTTGTGGAGGAGGGGAGGGTCCTCAAGGACCTTACCTTGGAAGAACTACGGGAAGCCCACCCCCTCTTCGCCGAGGACGCCCTAAGCCTTTTGCGCCTGGAAACCGCCATCCACCGCCGCCGGTCCTACGGGGGCACGGCCCCGGAGGCGGTGCGGGCGAGGGTGTTGGAGGCCAAGGAGGAGGTGGGCCTTGCTTGA
- a CDS encoding N-acetyltransferase: MLELELPTAALPEVRPQAGVELRKARLSDVDAIYWLIRYWAEKGLMLVRSHSHLYENIRDFQVLEDEDGHIVGTVALHVLWRDLAEIRGLAVHPARQGQGLGRWLVLGAEREARDLGLPRVFAWTLQVNFFRNLGYQVTSREALPPKVWSECNACPFYENCREIAVIKHLSPGAFGS, from the coding sequence TTGCTTGAGCTGGAGCTTCCCACGGCGGCGCTCCCCGAGGTGCGCCCCCAGGCGGGCGTGGAGCTGAGGAAGGCCCGTCTAAGCGACGTGGACGCCATCTACTGGCTCATCCGCTACTGGGCGGAGAAGGGCTTGATGCTCGTACGGAGCCACAGCCATCTCTACGAGAACATCCGCGACTTCCAGGTCCTGGAGGACGAGGACGGCCACATCGTGGGCACCGTGGCCCTCCACGTCCTCTGGCGGGACCTGGCGGAGATCCGGGGCCTCGCCGTCCACCCGGCGCGGCAGGGACAGGGCCTTGGGCGCTGGCTGGTCCTCGGGGCGGAGCGGGAGGCCCGCGACCTCGGGCTTCCCCGGGTCTTCGCCTGGACGCTCCAGGTGAACTTCTTCCGCAACCTGGGCTACCAGGTGACGAGCCGGGAGGCCCTTCCCCCCAAGGTGTGGAGCGAGTGCAACGCCTGCCCCTTTTACGAGAACTGCCGGGAGATCGCCGTCATCAAGCACCTTTCCCCAGGGGCCTTTGGGAGCTAG
- the carA gene encoding glutamine-hydrolyzing carbamoyl-phosphate synthase small subunit — MAGVKERAVLVLEDGTVYRGYAFGARGKTVGEVVFNTAQTGYQEIMTDPSYHGQIVVMTYPHQGNYGVNVYDMQSNRPWVRGFVAKEFSRVASNPRAQQTIGEFMEFYGVVGIEGIDTRALVRKIREGGVLKGVIAHASLYGSPDHAFTEEELEALRQEAKAWTDIDGRDMTPEVSTPLPYAWPTLKSGRRIVVMDFGIKHAIVENLAALGFEILVVPGKTPASQIMALEPHGLLISNGPGDPSMPRYAHETIWKLMGLLPTFGICLGHQLLALAAGGRTYKMKFGHRGANHPVKNLLTGKVEITSQNHGYAVDIDSLKEFRPTHINLNDGTLEGMAHARYPVFSVQYHPEAAPGPHDALYLFRRFLEEVEAFHGATGLPVEKSRPDGHGI, encoded by the coding sequence ATGGCGGGAGTGAAGGAGCGCGCCGTTTTGGTCCTGGAAGACGGCACCGTCTACCGCGGCTACGCCTTCGGCGCCCGGGGGAAGACGGTGGGGGAGGTGGTCTTCAACACCGCCCAGACCGGCTACCAGGAGATCATGACCGACCCAAGCTACCACGGGCAGATCGTGGTCATGACCTACCCCCATCAGGGCAACTACGGGGTGAACGTTTACGATATGCAGTCCAACCGCCCCTGGGTGCGGGGCTTCGTGGCCAAGGAGTTCAGCCGCGTGGCCTCCAACCCCCGGGCCCAGCAGACCATCGGGGAGTTCATGGAGTTCTACGGGGTAGTGGGGATTGAGGGCATAGACACCCGGGCCCTGGTGCGCAAGATCCGGGAAGGGGGGGTCTTGAAGGGGGTCATCGCCCACGCAAGCCTCTACGGTAGCCCCGACCACGCCTTCACGGAGGAAGAGCTGGAGGCGTTGCGCCAAGAGGCCAAGGCCTGGACGGACATTGACGGGCGGGATATGACCCCTGAGGTCTCCACGCCCCTGCCCTACGCCTGGCCCACCCTGAAGTCCGGGCGGCGCATCGTGGTCATGGACTTCGGCATCAAGCACGCCATCGTGGAGAACCTGGCGGCCTTGGGTTTTGAGATCCTCGTGGTCCCGGGCAAGACCCCAGCGAGCCAGATCATGGCCCTGGAGCCCCACGGCCTCCTCATCAGCAACGGCCCCGGCGACCCCTCCATGCCCCGCTACGCCCACGAGACCATCTGGAAGCTCATGGGGCTTTTACCCACCTTCGGCATCTGCCTGGGGCACCAGCTTCTGGCCCTGGCGGCGGGGGGGCGCACCTACAAGATGAAGTTCGGCCACCGGGGGGCCAACCACCCGGTGAAGAACCTCCTCACGGGCAAGGTGGAGATCACCAGCCAGAACCACGGTTACGCCGTGGACATAGACTCCCTCAAGGAGTTCCGCCCCACCCACATCAACCTCAACGACGGCACCCTCGAGGGCATGGCCCACGCCCGTTACCCCGTCTTCTCCGTGCAGTACCACCCCGAGGCGGCCCCAGGCCCCCACGACGCCCTCTACCTCTTCCGCCGCTTCCTGGAGGAGGTGGAGGCCTTCCACGGGGCCACGGGCCTCCCCGTGGAGAAAAGCCGGCCAGACGGGCACGGCATCTAG
- a CDS encoding formate--tetrahydrofolate ligase has protein sequence MIVKEALLPIEEVAAKLGLGRERLYLYGPHMAKVLGEPPKAKGRLILVTAITPTPAGEGKTTTAIGLVDALWRLGKRAALALREPSLGPVFGVKGGATGGGKARIEPRHEINLHFTGDFHAVTSAVNLLNALLDNHLHQGNELGIDPRRIELKRAIDMNDRALRHIVLGLGGKAHGVPREGGFELTVASEVMALMSLARDFKDLKRRLGEIRLGFTLEGKPVYAKDLGAVGAMAALLRQAFLPNLVQTAEGNPAFVHMGPFGNIAHGTNSVRASLYALGLADYVVQEAGFATDLGMEKFMNVVARTAGLIPEAVVLVATLRALRYHGGQDAYEMPDPKAVKEGLANLEKHVENVRLFGYTPVLALNRFPTDAEEEIALVRDFAQERGLPFALSEVYAKGGEGGLALAEKVLEALSLPHAYRPLYPLEAPLEEKVAIIAKEVYGAEGVEWSEEAKRALKAAKKEGCEALPVVMAKAATSLSDNPKLRGRPRGFTVRVTDLRCRFGAGFVVVYMGGIETLPGLPKVPQALRIDVDEEGNIRGMDY, from the coding sequence GTGATTGTCAAGGAAGCGCTTCTTCCCATAGAAGAGGTGGCGGCCAAGCTCGGCCTAGGCCGCGAGCGGCTTTACCTCTACGGCCCCCACATGGCCAAGGTCCTGGGCGAGCCCCCTAAGGCCAAGGGGCGGCTCATCCTGGTCACCGCCATCACCCCCACCCCGGCGGGGGAGGGCAAGACCACCACGGCCATCGGCCTGGTGGACGCCCTGTGGCGGCTCGGCAAGCGGGCCGCCTTGGCCCTTCGGGAGCCCTCCTTGGGCCCGGTCTTCGGGGTGAAAGGCGGGGCCACGGGGGGCGGGAAGGCCCGCATTGAACCCCGGCACGAGATCAACCTGCACTTCACCGGGGACTTCCACGCCGTGACCTCGGCGGTGAACCTCCTCAACGCCCTCTTGGACAACCACCTGCACCAAGGGAACGAGCTCGGGATTGACCCGAGGCGCATTGAGCTCAAGCGGGCGATTGACATGAACGACCGGGCCCTGCGCCACATCGTCCTGGGCCTGGGGGGCAAGGCCCACGGGGTGCCCCGGGAAGGGGGGTTTGAGCTCACCGTGGCCAGCGAGGTCATGGCCCTCATGAGCCTGGCCCGGGACTTCAAAGACCTCAAGCGGCGGCTTGGGGAGATCCGCCTGGGCTTCACCCTGGAGGGCAAGCCGGTCTACGCCAAGGACCTGGGGGCGGTGGGGGCCATGGCCGCCCTCCTCCGCCAGGCCTTCCTGCCCAACCTGGTGCAGACAGCGGAGGGGAACCCCGCCTTCGTCCACATGGGGCCCTTTGGCAACATCGCCCACGGCACCAACTCCGTGCGGGCGAGCCTTTACGCCCTGGGCCTGGCGGACTACGTGGTCCAGGAGGCGGGCTTCGCCACGGACTTGGGCATGGAGAAGTTCATGAACGTGGTGGCCCGCACCGCAGGGCTCATCCCCGAGGCGGTGGTCCTGGTGGCCACCCTCCGGGCCCTGCGCTACCACGGGGGGCAGGACGCCTACGAGATGCCCGACCCGAAGGCGGTCAAGGAGGGCCTGGCCAACCTGGAAAAGCACGTGGAGAACGTGCGGCTTTTCGGCTACACCCCGGTGTTGGCCCTGAACCGCTTCCCCACGGACGCCGAGGAGGAGATCGCCCTGGTGCGGGACTTCGCCCAGGAGAGGGGCCTCCCCTTCGCCCTAAGCGAGGTGTACGCCAAGGGGGGCGAGGGGGGCTTGGCCCTAGCGGAAAAGGTGCTGGAAGCCCTCTCCCTTCCCCACGCCTACCGCCCCCTCTACCCCCTGGAAGCCCCCTTGGAGGAGAAGGTGGCCATCATCGCCAAGGAGGTGTACGGGGCCGAGGGGGTGGAGTGGAGCGAGGAGGCCAAGCGGGCCCTTAAAGCGGCCAAGAAGGAGGGGTGCGAGGCCTTGCCCGTGGTCATGGCCAAGGCGGCCACCTCCCTTTCCGATAACCCCAAGCTCCGGGGCCGGCCCAGAGGCTTCACCGTTCGGGTCACGGACCTAAGGTGCCGCTTTGGGGCGGGGTTTGTGGTGGTCTACATGGGGGGGATTGAGACCCTGCCCGGCCTCCCCAAGGTGCCCCAGGCCCTCCGCATTGACGTGGACGAGGAAGGGAATATCCGGGGGATGGACTACTAG
- a CDS encoding threonine/serine dehydratase: MDLAAIHAAFRRIAPYTHRTPLLTSRLLDALLGKRLLLKAEHLQKTGSFKARGALSKALTLENPKGLLALSSGNHAQGVAYAARVLGVKALLVMPEDASPFKKAAARAYGAEVVDRGVTVENREAVAQALLQETGYALVHPFDDPLVAAGQGTVGLELWAQAGKRGVFPEAVLAPVGGGGLLAGIATAIKALSPTTRVYGVEPVGADDARQSLLKGEIVRLAEPPKTRADGVRTLSLGRFTFPILREKVDGIFAVSEEAILEAERLLFTRTKQVVEPTGALPLAAVLEHGASLPETLALVLSGGNRDFSP, encoded by the coding sequence ATGGACCTGGCAGCGATCCACGCCGCCTTCCGCCGCATCGCCCCCTACACCCACCGCACCCCCCTTCTCACCTCGAGGCTCCTGGACGCCCTCCTGGGGAAGCGCCTCCTCCTCAAGGCCGAGCACCTGCAAAAGACGGGGAGCTTCAAGGCCCGGGGGGCCCTTTCCAAGGCCCTCACCCTGGAAAACCCCAAAGGCCTCCTGGCCCTTTCCAGCGGCAACCACGCCCAAGGGGTGGCCTACGCCGCCCGGGTCCTCGGGGTCAAGGCCCTCCTCGTCATGCCCGAGGACGCAAGCCCCTTCAAGAAGGCGGCAGCCCGGGCCTACGGGGCCGAGGTGGTGGACCGAGGCGTCACGGTGGAGAACCGGGAAGCGGTGGCCCAAGCCCTCCTCCAGGAAACGGGCTACGCCCTCGTCCACCCCTTTGACGACCCCCTGGTGGCGGCGGGGCAGGGCACGGTGGGCCTAGAGCTTTGGGCCCAAGCGGGGAAAAGGGGGGTTTTCCCCGAGGCGGTCCTGGCCCCCGTGGGCGGGGGTGGGCTCCTCGCCGGCATCGCCACCGCCATCAAGGCCCTCTCCCCCACCACCCGGGTCTATGGGGTGGAGCCCGTGGGAGCGGACGACGCCCGGCAAAGCCTCCTCAAGGGGGAGATCGTGCGTTTGGCCGAGCCTCCCAAGACCCGGGCGGACGGGGTGCGCACCCTAAGCCTGGGGCGCTTCACCTTCCCCATCCTGCGGGAAAAGGTGGACGGCATTTTCGCCGTGAGCGAGGAGGCGATCCTCGAGGCCGAACGCCTCCTCTTCACCCGCACGAAGCAGGTGGTGGAGCCCACGGGGGCCCTGCCCTTGGCGGCGGTGTTGGAACACGGGGCAAGCCTTCCCGAAACCCTGGCCCTGGTGCTTTCCGGGGGCAACCGGGACTTCTCTCCCTAG
- the secG gene encoding preprotein translocase subunit SecG encodes MDFLYTLVILLYLGVAGLLVYLVLVQEPRQGAGDLMGASTDLFSARGVTGGLYRLTVVLGVVFAALALLIGLWPR; translated from the coding sequence ATGGACTTCCTCTACACCCTAGTCATCCTCCTTTACCTCGGCGTGGCCGGGCTTTTGGTCTACCTGGTCCTGGTGCAGGAGCCCAGGCAGGGGGCGGGGGACCTCATGGGCGCCTCCACCGACCTTTTCTCCGCCCGCGGCGTCACCGGGGGGCTTTACCGCCTCACCGTCGTCCTAGGGGTGGTCTTCGCCGCCTTGGCCCTTTTGATTGGCCTCTGGCCCCGTTGA
- the rplU gene encoding 50S ribosomal protein L21 → MFAIVKTGGKQYRVEPGLKLRVEKLAAEPGSQVELPVLLLGGEGTRVGTPFVEGAKVVAEVLAHGRGKKITISKFKAKVQYRRKKGHRQPYTEILIKEIQG, encoded by the coding sequence ATGTTTGCCATCGTCAAGACGGGTGGAAAGCAGTACCGGGTGGAGCCCGGGCTTAAGCTCAGGGTGGAGAAGCTGGCCGCCGAGCCCGGCAGCCAGGTGGAGCTCCCCGTCCTGCTCTTGGGGGGCGAGGGCACGCGGGTAGGGACCCCCTTCGTGGAAGGGGCCAAGGTGGTGGCCGAGGTGCTGGCCCACGGCCGGGGCAAGAAGATCACCATCTCCAAGTTCAAGGCCAAGGTCCAGTACCGGCGCAAGAAGGGGCACCGCCAGCCCTACACCGAGATCCTCATCAAGGAAATCCAGGGGTGA
- the rpmA gene encoding 50S ribosomal protein L27, with protein sequence MAHKKGLGSTKNGRDSQAKRLGVKRYGGQVVRAGHILVRQRGTKFKPGKNVGMGRDFTLFALVDGVVEFQDKGRLGRYVHVRPLA encoded by the coding sequence ATGGCGCATAAAAAGGGTCTAGGTTCTACCAAAAACGGCCGCGACTCCCAGGCCAAGCGCCTGGGCGTGAAGCGCTACGGCGGCCAGGTGGTGCGGGCGGGCCACATCCTGGTCCGCCAGCGGGGCACCAAGTTCAAGCCCGGAAAGAACGTGGGCATGGGCCGGGACTTCACCCTCTTCGCCCTGGTGGACGGGGTGGTGGAGTTCCAGGACAAGGGGCGTCTAGGCCGGTACGTGCACGTGCGCCCCTTGGCGTAA